One Chloroflexota bacterium genomic window carries:
- a CDS encoding type II toxin-antitoxin system VapC family toxin → MTQPYGIDTSVLVRLVTAEPESDFQHCVDELRAMIEQDAEIFASNQVIGEAYIVLQHHYDISPGDARSALVDVLTSGMVAPLNGQTVISALEKAGGPGVFDRLITDGYTHAGMETLDRQMARLSGVSRL, encoded by the coding sequence ATGACCCAGCCCTACGGGATTGATACGTCCGTCCTGGTCAGGCTGGTTACGGCAGAGCCGGAGAGCGACTTTCAGCACTGCGTTGACGAGCTTCGGGCCATGATCGAACAGGACGCCGAGATATTCGCATCGAACCAGGTTATCGGAGAAGCCTACATCGTGCTTCAGCACCACTACGATATATCGCCGGGCGACGCCCGTTCCGCGCTCGTCGATGTACTGACAAGCGGAATGGTCGCCCCACTGAACGGTCAGACGGTCATCTCGGCGCTGGAAAAGGCGGGAGGGCCAGGAGTATTTGACCGGCTCATTACTGACGGCTACACGCATGCAGGTATGGAGACGCTGGACAGACAGATGGCACGGCTTTCAGGAGTGAGCAGGCTTTGA